One Gimesia aquarii DNA segment encodes these proteins:
- a CDS encoding type II secretion system protein, which yields MLIDHRSRRAFTLIELLVAISILALLIALRASFVNQYCQIGSTRCGLG from the coding sequence ATGTTGATTGATCACAGGTCTCGCCGTGCATTTACACTGATTGAACTACTCGTAGCAATCTCAATTCTTGCCTTACTGATCGCTCTGCGTGCTTCATTTGTGAATCAATATTGTCAGATTGGTTCAACTCGTTGCGGGCTCGGCTAA
- a CDS encoding DUF1559 domain-containing protein produces the protein MLNDHRPRRGFTLIELLVAISIIALLIALLLPAIMQAREAARRTQCRNNLKQIGLALHNYHASHKSFPIGARSQSGFGLSFWPGLLPALDQGNLYQQFDHDSIQNGLPLLPWVRNGPLLDGVIIQTMRCPSSPLDETHPMGFFRHMQPSYVGISGASNEDGFKADRVSPCCAPISPPDGILSADGVLIPNANIKSRDITDGTSNTIVIGEASNFVLDNNGDKQHVGGAFPMSWVTGTFGNGTPPHYEPTNLAFPPPCFNITTIRYSPNSSYDQPGVHNNHGPNNPLASAHEGGVMVLLADGSVRFISENINLTTLKQLAVRDDGQSIGEF, from the coding sequence ATGTTGAATGATCACAGACCTCGACGCGGATTCACACTGATTGAACTACTCGTAGCAATTTCGATTATTGCCTTACTCATTGCTCTACTTTTACCTGCCATCATGCAGGCCCGCGAAGCAGCAAGGCGAACACAATGCCGAAACAATCTGAAACAAATTGGTCTCGCGCTTCACAATTACCATGCCAGTCATAAGTCCTTTCCCATTGGTGCACGATCACAGAGTGGATTTGGCCTCTCATTCTGGCCCGGTTTATTACCTGCCCTTGATCAAGGAAATCTCTATCAGCAGTTTGATCATGATTCAATCCAGAATGGTTTGCCCCTTTTGCCGTGGGTAAGGAATGGTCCCTTACTGGATGGTGTGATCATCCAGACGATGCGATGTCCGTCCAGTCCGTTAGATGAAACTCATCCCATGGGATTTTTTAGACATATGCAGCCTTCGTATGTGGGGATCTCAGGTGCCTCGAATGAGGATGGGTTTAAAGCCGACCGAGTTTCTCCATGCTGTGCGCCGATCAGCCCACCTGATGGGATTCTCTCCGCAGATGGAGTGCTAATTCCCAATGCCAATATCAAATCCAGAGACATCACCGATGGAACATCCAACACGATCGTCATTGGCGAAGCATCCAACTTTGTGCTTGACAATAACGGTGATAAGCAACATGTGGGTGGTGCATTCCCCATGAGCTGGGTTACAGGGACATTCGGAAATGGAACACCTCCCCATTATGAACCGACGAATCTAGCCTTTCCACCTCCTTGTTTCAACATCACGACGATTCGCTATTCACCCAACTCAAGCTATGATCAACCGGGTGTTCACAATAACCATGGTCCGAACAATCCCCTTGCTTCCGCTCATGAAGGAGGAGTCATGGTCCTGTTGGCAGATGGTTCTGTTCGCTTCATTAGTGAAAACATCAATCTGACCACATTGAAACAATTGGCTGTCCGCGACGACGGCCAATCCATCGGAGAATTTTAG
- a CDS encoding formylglycine-generating enzyme family protein, protein ETICLKAISKQKRDRYQTASEMAADLKRFLDNEPIQSRRVSVLGRLWRKIKQRPIVYSLSTSVSCLFIFLAFQVLFPTPTVSADTPIVTLNTEPEGAKVAFIPLSKKNGEPLPEQIIHAEGTSPVTLPLEPGDYLVVAYFNDEWFHEVYRHVPDKHEGIPENFAHRRFSRDKRHHNYIILPSIKIRRLKEVTKDMAYLEGPNRASFGGDSRYALPQHDRSMPGFWMDSKELSVEIFTRLFEMNPNLQPTGREGPDYAVLLQYDMAVNLAEKQGKRLPTEFEWVYAATQAGKTRFSWGNQLPEEVQLNQEQFLPVGYPLFDQLPTTPPIFGLCSNVAEWTCTQVYFHSDKKLEFSNETPTSLRNYRVVRGGSDSVIFDGNPTVDSQSRDPRLRSFVHRGQTHAGLGVRCVKSARPRLTIDDFVSSPHQEKNKPQN, encoded by the coding sequence GGAGACCATCTGTCTCAAAGCCATTTCCAAACAAAAACGAGATCGCTATCAAACCGCGAGTGAGATGGCCGCGGATTTGAAACGCTTTCTCGATAATGAACCGATTCAGTCGCGGCGTGTTTCTGTGTTAGGTCGACTCTGGCGAAAAATCAAGCAGAGGCCGATTGTCTATAGTCTCTCAACAAGTGTTTCTTGCCTTTTCATATTCTTGGCTTTTCAGGTCCTTTTTCCCACTCCTACTGTTTCAGCTGACACTCCGATTGTGACGTTAAACACAGAACCGGAAGGCGCTAAGGTTGCGTTTATCCCCCTCAGCAAAAAAAACGGCGAACCGCTGCCTGAACAGATCATTCATGCTGAAGGAACTTCACCTGTAACACTACCGCTGGAACCGGGTGATTATCTGGTGGTGGCTTACTTTAATGACGAGTGGTTCCACGAAGTCTACCGGCATGTACCGGATAAACATGAAGGCATACCTGAAAATTTTGCACATCGAAGATTTAGCCGAGACAAACGTCACCACAACTATATCATACTTCCATCAATTAAGATTCGAAGATTAAAAGAGGTCACGAAGGATATGGCGTACCTTGAGGGTCCAAATCGAGCGTCCTTTGGAGGGGATAGTAGATACGCTCTGCCTCAGCACGACCGGAGCATGCCTGGTTTTTGGATGGATTCCAAAGAGCTTTCCGTAGAAATATTCACAAGGTTATTCGAAATGAATCCAAATCTACAGCCTACTGGTAGAGAAGGTCCTGATTATGCAGTATTGCTCCAGTATGATATGGCCGTTAACTTAGCCGAAAAACAAGGCAAACGTCTACCCACAGAATTTGAATGGGTGTATGCAGCCACGCAAGCAGGAAAGACTCGCTTTTCCTGGGGAAACCAATTACCCGAGGAAGTACAGTTGAATCAGGAACAGTTCTTACCAGTTGGCTATCCCTTGTTTGATCAGTTGCCAACGACTCCTCCCATATTTGGCCTCTGTTCCAATGTGGCAGAATGGACTTGTACCCAGGTTTACTTTCATTCCGATAAGAAATTAGAATTTTCAAATGAAACTCCGACTTCTTTAAGAAACTATCGTGTCGTACGAGGTGGCAGTGACTCGGTTATCTTTGACGGGAATCCCACCGTGGATAGTCAGAGTCGTGATCCACGATTACGGTCCTTTGTGCATCGTGGTCAAACTCACGCAGGATTAGGTGTGCGGTGTGTGAAGAGCGCTCGTCCCCGACTGACGATAGATGATTTTGTTTCAAGTCCACATCAAGAGAAAAACAAACCCCAGAATTAA
- a CDS encoding sulfatase family protein: protein MRSILFILVCLITLVSLASPQEVSAASKTDRPNVVIILTDDMGYGDMTANNRDSRIPTPNLDRLAKESLVFTDAHAAGSYCVPSRYGLLTGRYMWRTRLGSGGNLANFGGTLIEPGRKTIASLLKEAGYQTGLVGKWHQGIDWKLRDESAREDIRVNPNYQDFQNIDFASPALKGPKDFGFDYSFGTAGSAEMNPAAFIENNRTTILPTLTSSEALKKYGEWYGRDDNIIADGYTMDRLVPTLSNKACEFVEQATRTRPDQPFFLYYAMTTPHNPIVPNKEFVGKSRAGAYGDFVVELDHHVGKLLRKLADLGIAENTLVIFTSDNGPVNRTKGYRQRWVRGDTAIHGHDSNGPFAGWKGGLLEGGHRVPFCVRWPGKIKVGGICSTTIVFNDVLPTLAEMLNVNLDQNTAEDGQSFFKALTGEARPASFHEAIVHNNSKGTFAIRKGAFKLTVNGPKTTEQVVDDDLPVSVVLYDLSNDVEETTDVSRNHPKKVKEMHALLKQYVREGRSNGGQ, encoded by the coding sequence ATGAGAAGTATTTTATTCATCCTGGTCTGTTTAATAACGCTGGTATCGCTTGCCTCACCGCAAGAAGTTTCGGCGGCGAGTAAGACAGATCGGCCTAACGTTGTGATCATCCTCACCGATGACATGGGGTATGGCGATATGACTGCCAACAATCGTGACAGTCGAATTCCCACGCCTAACCTGGATCGGCTGGCGAAAGAGAGTCTGGTGTTTACTGACGCGCATGCCGCGGGGTCTTACTGTGTTCCTTCTCGCTACGGTTTGTTGACGGGGCGGTATATGTGGCGTACCCGGCTGGGATCGGGGGGGAATCTGGCCAACTTTGGTGGCACGCTGATTGAGCCGGGCCGCAAGACGATTGCGAGTCTGCTCAAAGAGGCGGGGTATCAGACCGGGTTGGTGGGCAAGTGGCATCAGGGAATCGATTGGAAGCTCCGCGATGAAAGTGCGCGGGAAGACATTCGCGTTAATCCCAACTATCAGGATTTTCAAAACATCGATTTCGCTTCACCCGCCCTGAAAGGACCCAAAGACTTTGGGTTCGATTACTCCTTCGGCACCGCCGGATCTGCGGAGATGAATCCCGCCGCCTTTATCGAGAACAACCGAACGACAATCCTTCCCACGCTCACTTCATCGGAAGCATTGAAAAAGTATGGCGAATGGTATGGCCGGGACGACAACATTATTGCTGACGGCTACACGATGGATCGTCTCGTGCCGACTCTGTCGAATAAGGCGTGCGAGTTTGTTGAGCAGGCAACCCGTACCCGGCCCGATCAGCCGTTCTTTCTGTATTACGCGATGACCACGCCGCATAATCCGATTGTTCCGAACAAGGAATTTGTCGGTAAGAGCCGCGCCGGAGCGTACGGAGATTTCGTTGTTGAACTTGATCACCATGTTGGCAAGCTGCTACGTAAACTTGCCGATCTTGGAATTGCAGAGAACACGCTGGTCATTTTCACCAGCGATAACGGGCCGGTGAATCGGACGAAGGGATATCGACAACGCTGGGTCAGAGGTGACACCGCTATTCATGGGCACGACAGTAACGGACCGTTCGCAGGCTGGAAAGGGGGCTTACTGGAAGGGGGACATCGTGTGCCGTTCTGTGTTCGCTGGCCTGGAAAAATCAAAGTGGGTGGAATCTGTTCGACAACGATTGTGTTCAATGATGTTCTGCCGACTTTGGCGGAGATGTTGAATGTCAATCTGGATCAGAACACTGCGGAAGACGGCCAAAGTTTCTTCAAGGCGCTGACGGGAGAAGCGCGTCCCGCGTCGTTTCACGAAGCAATCGTGCACAATAACAGCAAGGGGACTTTCGCCATACGCAAGGGTGCGTTTAAGCTGACTGTCAACGGTCCGAAAACCACCGAGCAGGTTGTGGATGACGACTTACCGGTCTCTGTTGTGCTGTATGATCTGAGCAACGATGTTGAAGAGACCACCGATGTCTCCCGCAACCATCCCAAGAAGGTGAAAGAGATGCATGCCTTGCTCAAACAATATGTGCGCGAGGGGAGAAGCAACGGCGGACAATGA
- a CDS encoding sulfatase: MLNSLRTCIVVILAICWQPVGASAADQPNILMIVVDDLRPMLGCYGDPRAQTPNIDRLAARGVVFERAYCQYAKCGPSRLSMMTGLRPDTIGVFDHRNDSATRFRKRRPDAVSMARWLKDHGYQTRGLGKIYHDGWNVESDWSSPAFPGRDREMWEIFDQSNPAGPTIVAERFACPVMQNPDVPDNHFFAGRMTDEAIRTLHKQKLGKPLFLAVGYRRPHLPFIAPQRYYDLHQPDNSWLAQNQNPPHNSPVMAWFNSDGYVKAALRAKLTMPNPPSREEGPLWNGYEMRSYLGAPNQGLIDLEMQLKLLQAYAACVSYVDAQIGKLLDELEQTDRLSNTIIVLCSDHGWHLGEQSAWSKMTNFEIATRVPFLIVAPGIKPGRTRNLAELVDLYPTICELTGLTKPPHLEGKSQVPSLRQPEQNRKSVALSQHTRFREKYMGRALRTDRYRFVSWFKKKNGHIVERELYDHQTDPLETQNIAGDPNQAVRVKKLEAQLRQSFRLP, from the coding sequence ATGCTGAATTCGCTACGAACCTGTATTGTCGTCATCCTGGCGATTTGCTGGCAGCCAGTCGGTGCGTCCGCAGCCGATCAGCCGAATATCTTGATGATCGTGGTTGATGATCTGCGGCCTATGCTGGGTTGCTATGGTGATCCGCGTGCGCAGACGCCGAACATCGATCGACTGGCGGCACGTGGTGTTGTCTTTGAGCGCGCCTACTGCCAGTATGCCAAATGCGGACCTTCGCGGCTTTCGATGATGACCGGACTGCGGCCTGATACCATCGGCGTCTTTGACCATCGCAATGATTCGGCAACACGATTCCGAAAACGTCGTCCCGATGCCGTTTCCATGGCGCGCTGGTTGAAGGATCACGGATATCAGACTCGGGGTTTGGGTAAGATCTACCACGATGGTTGGAATGTAGAGTCAGACTGGTCGAGCCCCGCCTTTCCCGGAAGGGACAGGGAGATGTGGGAGATCTTCGACCAATCAAACCCTGCAGGACCGACGATTGTGGCCGAACGCTTTGCCTGTCCGGTGATGCAAAACCCGGATGTTCCCGACAATCACTTCTTCGCCGGTCGTATGACGGATGAAGCGATTCGTACCTTGCACAAACAGAAGCTGGGGAAACCACTGTTTCTCGCCGTGGGATATCGCCGTCCTCATCTCCCCTTCATTGCACCACAGCGATATTACGATCTCCACCAACCCGACAATTCGTGGCTCGCGCAAAACCAAAATCCGCCACACAATTCCCCTGTGATGGCATGGTTTAATTCTGATGGTTACGTTAAAGCGGCGCTACGTGCAAAGCTCACAATGCCGAACCCACCCAGTCGCGAAGAGGGTCCCTTATGGAATGGTTACGAAATGCGGAGTTATCTGGGGGCCCCCAATCAGGGTCTGATTGACCTAGAAATGCAGCTTAAACTTCTGCAGGCCTATGCTGCCTGCGTGAGTTATGTCGATGCTCAGATTGGAAAACTGTTAGACGAACTTGAGCAGACGGATCGTCTGTCAAATACGATCATCGTCTTATGTTCCGATCATGGCTGGCATCTCGGCGAGCAGAGTGCCTGGAGCAAAATGACGAACTTTGAAATCGCCACCCGCGTGCCATTCCTCATTGTCGCTCCTGGAATCAAACCAGGCCGCACGCGCAATCTCGCAGAATTGGTAGATCTCTACCCTACAATCTGCGAACTGACAGGACTCACAAAGCCACCACACCTCGAAGGCAAAAGTCAGGTCCCCTCATTGCGGCAACCTGAGCAGAACAGAAAGTCCGTTGCACTCAGTCAGCACACACGCTTCCGCGAGAAATACATGGGCCGTGCGCTCCGCACAGACCGCTACCGTTTTGTGTCCTGGTTCAAGAAGAAGAACGGCCACATTGTTGAGCGCGAACTGTATGATCATCAAACCGACCCGCTGGAAACACAAAACATCGCCGGAGATCCAAATCAGGCTGTTCGCGTGAAAAAACTGGAGGCACAACTTCGGCAATCATTCAGATTGCCGTAA
- a CDS encoding VOC family protein has translation MQLDPFHLAFQVRNIAEARAFYGDLLGCSEGRSAETWVDFNFFGHQVVCHLNPEMGPTGKIASHANPVDGHGVPVPHFGVVLTMDRWKSLAEKLQAKEIQFVIEPYLRFEGKPGEQATMFFLDPSGNALEFKAFRDIETQLFAT, from the coding sequence ATGCAACTCGATCCTTTTCACCTCGCGTTTCAAGTGCGTAACATTGCCGAAGCGAGAGCATTTTATGGCGACCTGCTCGGTTGCAGCGAAGGTCGCAGTGCCGAGACATGGGTTGACTTTAATTTCTTTGGGCATCAGGTGGTGTGCCACTTAAATCCGGAGATGGGCCCCACTGGAAAAATTGCTTCGCATGCCAACCCTGTGGATGGTCACGGTGTTCCCGTTCCGCACTTCGGTGTCGTGTTGACGATGGATCGCTGGAAGTCACTGGCGGAAAAACTACAGGCGAAGGAGATCCAGTTTGTGATCGAACCTTACCTGCGATTTGAGGGCAAGCCAGGAGAACAGGCTACGATGTTTTTTCTCGACCCCAGCGGAAATGCACTGGAGTTCAAAGCATTTCGCGATATTGAAACACAATTGTTTGCCACTTGA
- a CDS encoding tetratricopeptide repeat protein: MADSKQNATPSEFNSENKQTVNKKKRSPLERVIVWGLISVALIVVLLEVNARYGYSNTLTEMQNRIAQEADGKEFLLKDAKAMVKGFPYGDERLTQSGKQLQYRWFSLFRTYAIQISVGIDGEVLSLETDVEQFDDKNLKAESSKPLVHRPALPENGLSSKFENVAVLKTDKLESQYPNMKGMLTREIVRQAFLIGAREGLGLKTRDASLRGEVLLIDNPETFPLKLITQIDPSREVTIDLERPYKNKPPFHWYSEPFILPQELGFEVLIEKTEEFSRKDFVDALKQAGYTGKAPQWIEASTIPDTSLQRLNEWNLVSQYTVIQDMHAAIENEGESPERLAVLVRAYANLGSLTESLWSPAHKVFKARALLYAERLTARREDSPWALAHRAYARAFAGRHRSALTDIEVIRSVKSENSENKRPLPDWVDLIDAYCVYKPDVLDKAVKNEDTKHLAIYLSSLLTDPVANEKQMLTITEQLLELEPACCRAMDRLCEVNSLGILRVVTEQRLDTLWPQIYRKLLEGHLPDSGKAPIEKYLSTPFNLISEPQLRVQVIDFLKDSESKAMEPSLNGLGQLLQEISFLHTHRKLKLLTGNLRVNADDVLSQSRPLVKGHPYEQFIESYSSNPDEAKAAYEKLLQSHDPHELEFNSFPMIFNSNYKLNSQAYNKLYMEAVENVDFVYQDLFRRVLCLKELVSENRQEQNSMFAGLLLRVSPHMPQTVALNIDTNREYVEKHNAELMEKYGKNPVVLTALVNRHLADYNDAKAEELLQRRIAIVPDYQSYTTLANIYKNRGETEKWKKTLEKALELPSTGLRNPLIQSKLAHYHMERGEWELAKPYAMKAAATYSGWGLQCAAKCYEGLGDLKQAEAFRRACSMRYKSSAADWYFWCVRTGQGDIESARQLAEKYLLANPDVNNLDLRMQIGVFQTIQGAKKQAFDIFQTAFKKYRDAYCGLHAALLADELEFTDQRDNLLKQVSQQWNKDFAKAELSNLFQRNLQKQDSTDWRPICFQSLIAQVSNGSPTNYYYFAGKFLEQRGQSELAEKYLQLAATSPMFVKYNCVLAVHHLRTQNKKIGARRTMEMDADYGQAVLLLHKALYLKNTEKLESAIKKIDEILELKPDLVIALTHRAQANESLENYAEAISDYKKAIKIEPEYWLPHHSLVFLLAACEREEIRDGSLALKHAQQSLELLPIKFWVNYGALAIAYAETGQFEKAIETQKQAVLLAPEKQKGKASQRVRLFSERKPYRRSSKKK; encoded by the coding sequence ATGGCGGACTCAAAACAGAATGCGACCCCTTCAGAATTCAATTCTGAGAATAAGCAAACCGTCAATAAAAAAAAGCGATCGCCTCTGGAACGTGTCATCGTTTGGGGATTGATTTCCGTTGCTCTGATTGTGGTTCTTCTCGAAGTGAATGCCCGCTATGGTTACAGCAATACGCTAACTGAAATGCAAAACCGCATCGCTCAGGAAGCAGACGGCAAAGAGTTTTTACTCAAAGACGCCAAAGCGATGGTGAAAGGATTTCCGTATGGGGATGAACGGCTGACTCAAAGCGGAAAGCAATTGCAATATCGCTGGTTCAGTTTGTTTCGAACTTATGCGATTCAAATCTCGGTCGGAATCGATGGAGAAGTCCTTTCTCTGGAGACTGATGTTGAACAGTTCGATGATAAGAATTTAAAAGCCGAATCTTCGAAGCCGTTGGTTCATCGACCGGCCCTTCCGGAAAACGGTCTGAGCTCGAAATTTGAGAATGTGGCAGTCCTGAAGACTGACAAACTCGAATCTCAGTATCCCAATATGAAGGGAATGCTCACAAGAGAAATCGTACGACAGGCTTTCTTGATTGGCGCTCGAGAGGGGCTTGGCTTGAAGACACGCGATGCGTCCTTGCGAGGTGAGGTTCTTTTAATTGACAATCCTGAAACTTTCCCTCTGAAGCTGATCACGCAGATTGATCCCAGCCGGGAGGTGACTATCGATTTAGAGCGTCCTTACAAAAACAAGCCTCCTTTTCACTGGTATTCCGAACCCTTTATTCTACCACAAGAACTCGGTTTCGAGGTTTTAATAGAAAAAACAGAAGAGTTTTCCCGCAAAGACTTTGTCGATGCATTGAAACAGGCAGGTTACACAGGTAAGGCTCCTCAGTGGATTGAAGCATCAACTATTCCAGACACGTCGCTACAACGATTGAACGAATGGAACTTGGTCTCACAATATACTGTGATCCAGGATATGCATGCAGCGATCGAAAATGAGGGTGAATCCCCCGAACGTTTAGCTGTGCTGGTGCGGGCTTATGCCAATCTTGGCAGTTTGACCGAATCGCTTTGGAGTCCTGCTCATAAGGTCTTCAAGGCTCGGGCGTTGTTGTACGCAGAACGGCTGACGGCACGCAGAGAGGATTCACCCTGGGCATTGGCACATCGTGCCTATGCACGAGCCTTCGCAGGGCGTCATCGGAGTGCGCTGACAGATATCGAAGTCATTCGATCAGTAAAAAGTGAAAACTCTGAGAATAAACGACCTCTTCCCGATTGGGTTGATCTGATTGATGCGTATTGCGTTTACAAGCCTGATGTTTTGGACAAAGCTGTTAAAAATGAGGATACCAAACATCTGGCAATTTATTTGAGTAGCCTGCTGACAGATCCTGTTGCTAATGAAAAGCAGATGCTGACCATTACTGAGCAATTGCTTGAACTGGAACCGGCCTGCTGCCGGGCGATGGATCGACTTTGTGAGGTAAACTCCCTGGGGATTCTGAGGGTGGTCACCGAACAGCGCCTGGACACACTCTGGCCACAGATTTACCGAAAACTGTTAGAGGGTCATCTTCCTGATTCAGGCAAAGCTCCTATCGAAAAATATTTGTCGACTCCATTTAATTTGATCAGCGAACCTCAGTTACGGGTTCAAGTGATTGATTTCCTGAAAGATTCCGAATCAAAGGCAATGGAACCATCATTGAATGGTCTGGGACAATTACTCCAGGAAATCTCTTTTCTACATACACATCGGAAACTGAAACTCCTAACTGGGAATCTCAGAGTCAATGCTGATGACGTTCTTTCACAATCGCGACCTTTGGTCAAAGGGCATCCTTATGAGCAGTTTATTGAAAGCTATTCATCGAACCCAGATGAAGCGAAAGCCGCTTATGAGAAGTTACTCCAGTCTCACGACCCCCACGAACTGGAGTTCAATTCATTTCCGATGATTTTCAATAGTAACTATAAATTAAACTCACAAGCATACAATAAACTTTATATGGAAGCGGTTGAGAACGTTGATTTTGTGTACCAGGATCTATTCCGCCGAGTACTTTGTTTAAAAGAACTGGTTTCTGAGAATCGACAAGAGCAAAATAGCATGTTTGCTGGATTACTTCTGAGAGTCAGCCCTCACATGCCGCAAACTGTGGCCTTAAACATCGATACAAACAGAGAATATGTCGAAAAACACAATGCTGAGTTAATGGAGAAATATGGAAAGAACCCCGTTGTTTTAACGGCCTTAGTTAATAGACATCTCGCAGATTATAACGATGCCAAAGCAGAGGAACTTCTTCAACGTCGAATTGCAATCGTCCCTGATTATCAGTCATATACAACTCTGGCAAATATCTACAAAAATCGTGGTGAGACGGAGAAGTGGAAGAAAACATTGGAAAAAGCACTCGAACTTCCTTCAACAGGCCTTCGAAATCCTCTCATCCAGAGCAAACTGGCACACTATCACATGGAGCGTGGCGAATGGGAACTGGCGAAGCCGTATGCGATGAAAGCAGCCGCGACCTATTCAGGATGGGGATTACAATGTGCTGCCAAATGTTACGAGGGGCTTGGCGATCTGAAACAGGCGGAAGCGTTTCGGAGAGCTTGTTCGATGCGGTACAAATCCAGTGCTGCTGATTGGTACTTCTGGTGTGTGCGAACCGGCCAGGGAGATATTGAATCGGCTCGTCAGTTGGCCGAGAAATATCTCCTGGCAAATCCTGATGTAAATAATCTTGATCTGAGAATGCAAATTGGTGTATTCCAGACTATTCAGGGAGCTAAAAAACAAGCATTCGATATTTTCCAAACCGCTTTCAAGAAATACAGAGACGCCTACTGTGGTTTGCATGCGGCTTTGCTCGCTGATGAACTTGAATTTACAGACCAGCGCGATAATCTACTAAAACAGGTATCGCAACAATGGAACAAAGACTTTGCGAAGGCTGAACTTTCTAATCTATTCCAGCGCAATTTACAGAAACAAGATTCAACTGACTGGAGACCAATTTGTTTCCAATCACTAATCGCTCAGGTATCAAACGGGAGTCCCACAAACTATTATTATTTTGCCGGGAAGTTTTTAGAGCAGCGGGGCCAAAGCGAATTGGCAGAAAAATATCTGCAACTGGCAGCCACATCTCCGATGTTTGTGAAATATAATTGTGTATTGGCTGTTCATCATCTACGCACACAGAATAAGAAGATCGGAGCACGCCGTACCATGGAAATGGATGCCGATTACGGTCAGGCGGTGTTGCTTTTGCATAAGGCTTTATATTTGAAAAATACGGAGAAATTGGAAAGTGCGATCAAAAAAATCGACGAAATTCTGGAGTTAAAACCTGACCTTGTCATCGCTCTGACACATCGAGCACAGGCTAATGAATCATTGGAAAATTACGCCGAAGCCATTTCTGATTACAAAAAAGCAATCAAAATAGAACCTGAGTATTGGTTACCACATCACAGCCTGGTTTTTTTATTGGCGGCTTGTGAAAGAGAAGAAATTCGCGATGGTTCCCTGGCGCTCAAGCACGCGCAGCAATCTTTAGAGCTACTGCCGATAAAGTTCTGGGTGAATTATGGCGCTTTGGCAATCGCTTATGCAGAAACTGGTCAATTCGAAAAAGCCATTGAGACGCAAAAACAGGCTGTGTTACTTGCCCCTGAAAAGCAGAAAGGCAAAGCAAGTCAGAGAGTCAGGCTGTTCAGCGAGAGGAAACCGTATCGGCGTTCTTCAAAGAAAAAATAG